The genomic stretch TGTCAGCCACAATGCCTGCGTATATGTAATGTTAAGAAGTTCAGGAAGATCGAATAACTGAAGGACGGCTACCCCACCTGAATAGAGCATAGAAGGTATTGTTACACACATATAGCCCAGAAGGAAAAGAATTACTGTCATACGGCGTACTGTTTCATCATAGCGCTTGCTCAAAAATTCTGGTACTGTCGAAATACCAATACCCAGAAACTTCGGGAGCAGGAAAATAGCCATGATGATGGCAGCCAGACCAGCTGTTACTTCCCACGCCATCCCTGACATGTTATTTGCAAAACTCTGGCCATTTAAACCAATTAGCTGTTCGGCAGATAGATTGGTTAACACAAGTGATCCGGCAATGAACACACCTGTTAAACCGCGACCAGCTAAGAAGTATTCATCAGCTGTACCTACATTTCCCTTTGTCATGTAATATGATACCGCTGCCACTAATGCCATAAAAATAGCGCAAGTAACCAGGATAAAGATAATTTCACCAATACTGAACATGTGATCACCCTTTATGTAGAAGATAGGCCTGAAAACTACCTAGGCATCTATTAAGTAACCTATTTCTTGTATTGGGAAACCTGTTTTTACAAATTTGTATGCACTATCACTAATTCTATTGCGTTCGAACATACGCCAGCTCATACGTATTCTCATCTTGTAACGCCATCCAAGCTAACTCCAGCTGCAGCGCATCACGAATCTGTTCTTTTGCTTGCTGAACAGGAAGCAGTGTGTTCACAGCTGTTAAAGCATGTGGTAATCTATCGATGATGCACTCTCTAATAAGACCTGTATACATACCTACATGAATGCTAGCTGTAACGGCATCGACGATATAACCGTCCCATACATACTGAAACTGAAAAATATAGGTTGGCTCTAGTTCGTCCTCTATTGCCGCATCGGCAGCCATTTCGGCACCAGCTAATTTCCACTGGTCCCACGGCTTCTCTTCCTCAGCAACATGGGATAAAAATCGGATTGCTTGCAGCTGCAGCCCCTCTTGCGTTATCAAAACGCCTTTCTGCCACGGCGTAGAGCCAGAATAGAAGATCACTTCCTCATTTTTACGAACAGCAATCTGATCTGTTATATCTTCTGCGCTATGTGTTTCAACTAGCTCTTTTTCTGCCCATAGCTGCAAGCCTTCTTCTTGGTAATACTTAATAAAGGTATTATCCAGTCCCATTAAAGTAGCCCAATCTCCACTCGCTTCAGGTTCTTCTATATCCGTCAAAACAGGCGGCAATTCACTGTACAATACAGTTCCATCCGCACGAACTCCAATTGCTTGATCGAAAAGCTGATAAACAGCAGCTCCATCTGCCACTGTTAAAACAACTGGTGACTCTTCCAGCAGATTCTCCTTGGCAGCTGAAACGGACACCAACTTCTTACTATCAAGCAGTGTATACGTATGCTTATACAATTGCGCTGCCGTAATATAGCCAGAACGATGTACTTCAACAGTCAGTCCTGCGCCTGGGATTGGCAATTGATACTTGGAATCAGATTCTTCCAAACGAATAACAGTACGATCCTCGAATGCCTCTAGTTGGACTGTCTGGTTCGCTTCTGGATAGAAAACGGATGCAAACTGTCTTGCTGCCAATACTGCTTCTGTTCCTTCTGTAGCAGGCAGCTCCACATTCAAATCAAATCCGATTAACTGACCATCAGCATCCAGGTCAACGATACCGCACCGCTCTCTATTTTCTGATAAAAGAAGCAGCGTGTTATCCGCTTCCTCAACCTGTATGAATGGAGGAAGAAATTGCTTTAAATGATCTATTAGTTCTTTCATAATTAACTCCTTTGTCTTCTGCTTTCTTGCTAACATTATGGCACAAAAACAAAAAGACACACAACAGCGGCTGCTGTCATGCGTCTAATCATTTACTGTACTGTCAGTTTTACCGTTGAACCGACCGGGTCCTGGAGTGAGTACCTGTTTTGATTCAGTTTCACGTCCAAACCTGCTGCTTTTGCTCTTTCTATTGCCTTCTTACGGGCGTCTTCATCTGGATAGACGATTGTAAACCAATCCATGCCTGCTTCATCTATACTTATAGAAGGTGCATTTGCTCCATGCCACGTATTGAGTCCAATATGATGATGATAACGACCTGTGGAGACAAATAAAGCGCCTGGATATCCTGAAACAACCGTCTCAAAGCCTAATACATTGTTATAGAATGCTGCCGCTTCACCGATATGCCGCATATACAAGTGAATATGACCAATGACAGTCCCTTCCGGAAGACCTGCCCATTCCGTATCGGAAGCTTCTTTTAGTAAGTTCTCCCCATCAAGCGGGTCAGTTGTCATTTGAATTTCTCCATTTACCCAATTCCAGCTTGAATCTGTCTTATCTGCATATATTTCGATGCCATTTCCATCGGGGTCATTTAAATATATTGCTTCACTAACCCCATGATCAGAAGCTCCGAATGCTACCCGGTGTTGCACATAAAATTTAACTACATTTGCTAAATCTTTTCTGGATGGCAGCAGCAATGCAAAATGATACAGACCAGCATGCCGATCTGGCTTTCGCTTAAGCTCTTTGCCTTCTTCAAGATATAACAAAATATTGGCACCTGAACCAAGCGCAGCTTTGCCAATTCCCTCTTCCATTACTTGTAAGCCGATTACTTTTGTAAAATAGTCGATAGATCGATTGAGATCTGTTACACGTAATTTCACTTGACCAATATAAGTTTGCGGCGGTTGTTGATAAAAGATATAAACTCCCCCTCCATCACTCACTTACTTAATGTAATTAAGTGTATTTTAGAAAGTTATTAACGTCAAGTAACACAAAAAAAGAACACCACGTTTCCGTGATGTTCTTCCGATTATCAATATAACAATCCAACAATCGTTGCAGATAAGAAGCTGACCAAGGTTGCTCCGTATAGAAGTTTCAGGCCAAACTTCGCTACCGTATTTCCTTGTTTTTCGTTCAGACCTTTCACCGCACCAGCAATAATACCAATGGAAGAGAAGTTCGCAAACGAAACGAGGAATACAGACACAATTGCTGTAACGCGACCGCTTAACTCGTAAACGCCGCTGTCTAGCGTCTGCATTGCAACAAATTCATTTGATACCATTTTAGTAGCCATAATACTTCCTGCATCGATTGCTTGCGACCAAGGAACACCCATTAAGAAGGCAAATGGCGCAAAGACGTACCCAAGCAGTTCTTGGAAGTTAATTCCGAATATAGCATCGAAGACGCCGTTAATCATGGCAATCAAAGCTACAAAACCAATTAGCATTGCCGCAACGACTACTGCGACTTTGAAACCATCCATAATATATTCCCCAAGCATTTCGAAAAAGGTTTGTTTTTCACCTTTTTCCTCTTCAATCATGTCTTGTTCTGGGTCAACATCATAAGGATTAATAAGTAAGGCAATGATAAATCCGCCAAACAAGTTCAAGACAAGTGCTGTTACAACATAACGCGGTTCAAGCATTGTCATATAAGAGCCGACAATCGACATCGACACAGTAGACATTGCAGATGCACAAAGTGTATACAAACGGTGACGCGGCAGTAAGCCAAGCTGTTTCTTCAGAGAGATAAATACTTCGGATTGTCCAAGTACTGCCGATGCCACTGCGTTATAAGACTCGAGCTTCCCAAGACCGTTCACCTTACTAAGTGCAATTCCGATAAATTTAATAAGGAAAGGTAAAATGCGCCAGTATTGCAAAATACCGATTAAAGCAGAAATGAAAACAATTGGAAGCAGCACATTCATAAAGAAAGTAGATTCTTCAGGATTCACCAGTCCGCCAAAAACAAAGGAGATTCCTTCTGCTGCATAAACGAGCAGCTGATTAAACCCTTTAGATATACTTCCTACCAACACGTTGCCCGCTCCTGTATTCAAGAGGATGTAACCGAATACAAGCTGCAGCACAATCATGATAATAATCGGGCGAATCTTCACCATTTTTCTATTTGAACTAGCAATCCATGCTAATCCCATAAACACGAATAAACCAATGATACCGATAATGTAACTCATGATGCTCCCCTTTCGCGCCTTTCGCTGTAAGCTTTAGACGACATTACTCATCAAAGTAAAACATTTTTTTCACAACGAGTCCTATTATGCCATATTAATTCGTCAATACGTAGCATCATATCAAAAATAAATGTATTTAAAATATTCTAACTTATCTCTCCTAGTGTACAAGGATAATAGGAAGAAAACAAGCTTGTCTGAAAGAAGCTAAACAGCTCTTTGTTATACACCTTTCTAAAGGTATTGCGCTTGTATTAGTCTTACTATTCACGCTCTATGTATACATTTCTTTTCACAACAAAGAAAGAGGCTGGGACATAACTGTTTAAGCTATATAAAAATCCAAACAATACTGCAATTAAAAGCAGTATTGTTTGGATTTTTGCATTGTAAGGAATATGAGAGCATCGCTTCGGAAATACACTCCGCTTTCCTGCGGGCGGCTGGGGAGCCTCCTCCCGTGGGAGTCTCCGTGTATCTCCTACGCTGATTCTTGTTATGAGGACCTTTACTAGTATAGAAAGAATACGTAGACTCCTCGAAAATAAAAAGCGATTTTCTTGTCGGGGTCTACTTCAAAAGCCATTCTTGTTCGACGATAACAGCTAGATTTGGAAAGCAGCAGCTGTCAGAGGGCTGCATGAAAAAGTATGGATCTAGTCATTGTTCGCTTTTAGGATGAATTAATCTTGTTTTGTCCCAGACTCTCTTGTTTAATAGAACGTCATCGTGTAAACAGAATGGAAATCACTTCTCGGCTGAAGTTGCTGAACGCCCGCCTTCTCTGAAAGCTCTCCCGTTGCCTCCACTGTATCTGCTATTCCGAACCATGGTTCTATACAGATAAAAGGTGCCATCGTTTTTTCTGTTTTGTCGTATTTTGACCAGATACCGACAAAAGGAAAACCAGACATCGTAACTGCTACGCCATTACCATTGTCTGATTGAAGATGAACTTCTTCAATATGGTCATACACAAGTGCATCGTTTTCAAACAGATGCGCATTTACAGTCATCACCGGCAGTTCTGTTGGCTGGCCACTTTCCCGGATTAAACCGTCAACTAGTTCATAAGCGGTTACTTGTTTGTGTTGCACAGGTTTCAATTGAAGCTTATAGTCTGCTGTTTCTTCGCCCGATAGAAGCGGAAGCCGAAATGCGGGATGAGCACCAATAGAGAAATACATCGTTTTCGCTTGTTCCAAATTGGTTACTCTCCACTCCACGGAAAGCTTGTCATTATCCAGCTGATAAGCAATCTCGACTCGAAATTCATAAGGGTAAATCTCTTTGAAGCTCCCATTGGATTCCAGAGTGAATGTAACAGCAGATTTAGTCGTATGTGATACTTTAAATGCGGCATCACGCAGAAAACCGTGCTGCGAAAGTTCGTATCTATTGCCTTCCGCTTTATATTGATTATTCTTCAAACGTCCGACAATCGGGAATAAAACGGGTGACACACGGCCCCAATAGGCGGCGTCTCCGTTCCACATATACGAGATCTTCGTGTCCTTATGTATAACACTGCGCACTTCTGCACCTAATTCAGCTACTTCCACCTTCAGCAAATCATTCTCTATACAGATCATGCATCCTTCACCTTCAGTATCTTTTCACGGATTGCTTCTGCTACTCCGTGTGCATTATTAGAGGTTGTAATATAATCAGCTGCTTCCTTGATTGCTGGAATCGCATTTTCCATTGCAACACCGCAGCCTGCATACTGAATCATAGATAAATCATTGCCGTTGTCACCTATTGCCATTACTTCTCCTTGTTGAATCCCGAGCTGCTCGGCTAGCTGCTTCACAGCGTTCCCTTTGCTTGCTTCTGGATGCAGAATCTCATAGAAATACGGTGCACTTTGTACCATTGTATATCGCTTTTTCCATTCTTCCGGTACATTGCTGATTGTCTCATTCAGACGTGACGGTTCATCGATGTACATCATTTTAGGAATAAGCACATCGCGCGGAATTTCGTCTACTGTCCGGTAATGAAGCGGCATCTTCGTCATATAAGATTCTAGAACCGTATAGTTGCTAATGTCCCTATTGGATGTATACAAGTTTTCTGCATCGAAATAATGCATTGGTGTATCGAGTTTTAAACTAAGCTGATGTAAATCAATAAAGTCATCATGCGTTAAAGATAACTGCGTGACTACTTCATTCGTATGCGCATTTTGAACAAGCGCCCCATTAAATGCGATAACAAAGTCCCCATCTTCATTTAAAATCAACTCTTCCAGATAACGATACACACCATTAATTGGCCTGCCTGTACAAAGCACAATCTTCACGCCTCGTTTTTTGGC from Terribacillus sp. DMT04 encodes the following:
- the yidA gene encoding sugar-phosphatase; translation: MYKLVAIDMDGTLLNDQHEVTMEVHEALQEAKKRGVKIVLCTGRPINGVYRYLEELILNEDGDFVIAFNGALVQNAHTNEVVTQLSLTHDDFIDLHQLSLKLDTPMHYFDAENLYTSNRDISNYTVLESYMTKMPLHYRTVDEIPRDVLIPKMMYIDEPSRLNETISNVPEEWKKRYTMVQSAPYFYEILHPEASKGNAVKQLAEQLGIQQGEVMAIGDNGNDLSMIQYAGCGVAMENAIPAIKEAADYITTSNNAHGVAEAIREKILKVKDA
- a CDS encoding aldose 1-epimerase family protein; translation: MICIENDLLKVEVAELGAEVRSVIHKDTKISYMWNGDAAYWGRVSPVLFPIVGRLKNNQYKAEGNRYELSQHGFLRDAAFKVSHTTKSAVTFTLESNGSFKEIYPYEFRVEIAYQLDNDKLSVEWRVTNLEQAKTMYFSIGAHPAFRLPLLSGEETADYKLQLKPVQHKQVTAYELVDGLIRESGQPTELPVMTVNAHLFENDALVYDHIEEVHLQSDNGNGVAVTMSGFPFVGIWSKYDKTEKTMAPFICIEPWFGIADTVEATGELSEKAGVQQLQPRSDFHSVYTMTFY
- a CDS encoding NupC/NupG family nucleoside CNT transporter, producing the protein MSYIIGIIGLFVFMGLAWIASSNRKMVKIRPIIIMIVLQLVFGYILLNTGAGNVLVGSISKGFNQLLVYAAEGISFVFGGLVNPEESTFFMNVLLPIVFISALIGILQYWRILPFLIKFIGIALSKVNGLGKLESYNAVASAVLGQSEVFISLKKQLGLLPRHRLYTLCASAMSTVSMSIVGSYMTMLEPRYVVTALVLNLFGGFIIALLINPYDVDPEQDMIEEEKGEKQTFFEMLGEYIMDGFKVAVVVAAMLIGFVALIAMINGVFDAIFGINFQELLGYVFAPFAFLMGVPWSQAIDAGSIMATKMVSNEFVAMQTLDSGVYELSGRVTAIVSVFLVSFANFSSIGIIAGAVKGLNEKQGNTVAKFGLKLLYGATLVSFLSATIVGLLY
- a CDS encoding VOC family protein — encoded protein: MSDGGGVYIFYQQPPQTYIGQVKLRVTDLNRSIDYFTKVIGLQVMEEGIGKAALGSGANILLYLEEGKELKRKPDRHAGLYHFALLLPSRKDLANVVKFYVQHRVAFGASDHGVSEAIYLNDPDGNGIEIYADKTDSSWNWVNGEIQMTTDPLDGENLLKEASDTEWAGLPEGTVIGHIHLYMRHIGEAAAFYNNVLGFETVVSGYPGALFVSTGRYHHHIGLNTWHGANAPSISIDEAGMDWFTIVYPDEDARKKAIERAKAAGLDVKLNQNRYSLQDPVGSTVKLTVQ